In Candidatus Methylacidiphilales bacterium, the following are encoded in one genomic region:
- the cutA gene encoding divalent-cation tolerance protein CutA yields MKNPYPGRIPRVLCVLTTLPDAGAARRLAAAILDSGTAACATLCPGWESHYVWKNKRQKAREVGLLCKTTAQARKDLFGVIRQHHPYEVPEILAWVLSAVDPDYARWVGKQVGKGNRLSVQKLKSN; encoded by the coding sequence GTGAAGAATCCATACCCAGGCCGGATTCCCCGGGTACTCTGTGTCCTCACCACCCTGCCGGATGCAGGTGCGGCCCGGCGATTGGCGGCTGCCATCCTGGACTCCGGCACGGCCGCCTGCGCCACCCTCTGTCCCGGGTGGGAGTCGCATTATGTTTGGAAAAACAAGCGGCAAAAGGCTCGCGAAGTCGGGCTCCTGTGTAAAACCACCGCCCAAGCCAGAAAGGACCTTTTTGGCGTCATCCGACAACACCATCCCTATGAGGTCCCGGAAATCCTGGCCTGGGTCCTATCGGCAGTGGATCCGGATTATGCGCGCTGGGTGGGAAAGCAGGTGGGCAAGGGAAACCGCCTGTCGGTTCAAAAACTCAAATCAAACTAA
- a CDS encoding uracil-DNA glycosylase, with the protein MNLPGHELLTAYLQSRYRLGERELELPAPVVAVLRAYRRPGTTSTPAPARPTPRTTTESAPVVTSRRVASPSSSPSNARERLQTPSRPAVVAPLALPEGTKQQRLDFIAAAIQADTQCRMLFQRSKNMVFGVGSPDAAILFVGEAPGEEEDLQGEPFVGRAGQLLTKMIQAMGLQRSGVYIANVCKYRPDMPEGATGNRKPTSAEMAACLPYLRSQISVIGPQAIVALGATAVEGLFSLPRAPIMKMRGEWMEWEGIPVMPTYHPAYLLRNESVLEKRKVWEDLLQVMEKTGLPVSEKQRNFFRKAS; encoded by the coding sequence GTGGCGGTCTTGCGGGCCTACCGACGTCCGGGGACGACATCAACACCGGCTCCAGCCCGGCCCACCCCCCGCACCACGACCGAATCGGCGCCCGTGGTGACGTCGCGCAGGGTGGCCTCTCCATCCTCGAGTCCTTCAAACGCCCGGGAGCGTTTGCAAACTCCATCCCGTCCAGCGGTGGTCGCTCCCCTCGCACTCCCCGAGGGGACCAAGCAGCAGCGACTGGACTTCATCGCTGCTGCGATCCAGGCCGACACCCAGTGCCGGATGCTCTTCCAGCGGAGCAAAAACATGGTTTTTGGTGTGGGTTCTCCCGACGCCGCCATCCTCTTCGTCGGTGAGGCTCCCGGTGAAGAGGAGGATCTCCAAGGAGAACCCTTCGTCGGGCGGGCGGGGCAATTGCTTACGAAAATGATCCAGGCGATGGGCCTGCAGCGTTCCGGGGTGTACATCGCCAACGTCTGCAAGTATCGACCGGACATGCCCGAGGGGGCGACGGGCAACCGCAAGCCGACTTCGGCAGAAATGGCGGCCTGCCTGCCCTACCTGCGGTCGCAGATTTCCGTCATCGGCCCGCAGGCCATCGTGGCCTTGGGCGCCACCGCTGTGGAAGGGTTGTTTTCGTTGCCACGGGCACCGATCATGAAAATGCGTGGGGAGTGGATGGAATGGGAGGGCATCCCCGTCATGCCGACCTATCATCCAGCCTACTTGCTTCGCAACGAAAGTGTTCTGGAAAAGCGCAAGGTTTGGGAGGATCTGCTCCAAGTGATGGAAAAGACCGGGCTTCCCGTCTCGGAAAAGCAGCGCAACTTTTTCCGGAAAGCATCGTGA